In the genome of Puntigrus tetrazona isolate hp1 unplaced genomic scaffold, ASM1883169v1 S000001062, whole genome shotgun sequence, one region contains:
- the st3gal1l3 gene encoding CMP-N-acetylneuraminate-beta-galactosamide-alpha-2,3-sialyltransferase 1: MPCSWAKRTRYIVLSVSAVICVFIFTQPSVQRLLFGACACGQCVSDIAHDTWFQKRYDPNAQPLLTKKNCVLSNALYWWWQKLQYKSRVNYKVVVEMLFGIFPNEEEYSDASPGRCRTCAVVGNSGNLKGSHYGVLIDAHDLVIRINKGPTEGFEQDVGSKTTHRIIYPESAVDMDNSTHLVLIPFKTVDLQWLISVFTTKHIDRTYVPVKPSIKANRDKVMILHPGFLKYIQERWLQKHGRYPSTGFITLIFALHICDQVSVFGFGADENGNWHHYFEQNKHNRNAGNHGGSYEYTIALKLHEKKKIHLYKGW; encoded by the exons ATGCCGTGCTCTTGGGCCAAAAGAACCCGATACATCGTCTTAAGCGTGAGTGCGGTcatctgtgtatttatattcactCAACCTTCTGTACAAAGACTTCTCTTTGGAGCGTGTGCGTGTGGTCAGTGCGTGTCAGACATCGCTCATGACACCTGGTTCCAAAAGCGCTACGACCCCAACGCCCAACCCTTACTGACTAAGAAAAACTGCGTACTCAGCAATGCCCTCTATTGGTGGTGGCAA AAGCTACAATATAAGAGTCGAGTGAACTACAAAGTAGTAGTGGAGATGTTGTTTGGCATCTTCCCGAATGAAGAGGAATACTCTGATGCAAGCCCAGGCCGCTGCAGAACCTGTGCTGTAGTGGGGAATTCTGGGAACCTTAAAGGATCCCACTACGGTGTGCTCATTGACGCCCATGATCTTGTCATTAG GATAAATAAGGGTCCGACTGAAGGCTTTGAGCAGGACGTGGGGTCTAAGACCACTCACCGGATCATCTACCCCGAGAGCGCTGTGGACATGGACAACTCCACTCACCTGGTGCTCATCCCTTTTAAGACTGTGGATCTGCAGTGGCTCATCAGCGTCTTCACGACCAAACACATCGATCG aacaTACGTTCCAGTGAAACCCAGTATAAAAGCAAACAGGGACAAG GTGATGATCCTCCATCCCGGGtttctgaaatatattcaaGAACGCTGGCTGCAGAAACATGGCAGATACCCATCTACTGGTTTTATTACACTCATATTTGCCTTGCACATCTGTGACCAG gtgAGTGTATTTGGGTTTGGAGCAGATGAAAATGGAAACTGGCATCATTACTTTGAACAAAATAAGCATAATCGAAATGCTGGCAATCATGGAGGAAGCTATGAGTATACTATTGCACTTAAGcttcatgagaaaaaaaaaattcatttgtatAAAGGATGGTGA